Proteins encoded together in one Planctomycetaceae bacterium window:
- a CDS encoding hydrogenase maturation nickel metallochaperone HypA, which produces MHEGSIAQGVLDVAARALASRPAARRVTRINLVIGVLAGIDGECLRFYLQELSRDTPVFGAAVEIASRSATLTCRSCGAEQAYDGAGDFALHCSRCGGENELAGGDELYVESVEVEDEQDQGDRGDPQR; this is translated from the coding sequence ATGCACGAAGGCTCGATAGCGCAGGGCGTTCTGGACGTGGCGGCGCGGGCGCTGGCTTCGAGGCCGGCGGCGCGGCGGGTCACGCGCATCAACCTGGTCATCGGCGTTCTGGCCGGTATCGACGGGGAGTGCCTGCGGTTCTACCTGCAGGAGCTCTCGCGCGACACGCCGGTCTTCGGCGCCGCCGTCGAGATCGCCTCGCGCAGCGCCACACTCACCTGCCGCAGTTGCGGCGCCGAGCAGGCCTATGACGGGGCGGGCGATTTCGCGCTGCATTGCAGCCGCTGCGGCGGCGAGAACGAACTCGCCGGCGGCGACGAACTGTACGTAGAATCGGTGGAGGTCGAAGATGAGCAAGATCAAGGCGACCGAGGCGATCCTCAGCGATAA
- the hypB gene encoding hydrogenase nickel incorporation protein HypB: MSKIKATEAILSDNDRQALANRQRLDALKLTGVNVLASPGAGKTSVIVAALQGLDGLTRGVIEGDVASSIDTDRIRGLGFPAVQINTAGGCHLTADMVRQALDELGLQGPGILFIENIGNLICPASFDLGEHVRLVIASVAEGDDKPTKYPLVFTLADAVVLNKTDLAALTEFDLDLFRTRLRAVNPHAPLFEVSCRTGENLPLLRQWLLDTRCKQTH; encoded by the coding sequence ATGAGCAAGATCAAGGCGACCGAGGCGATCCTCAGCGATAACGACCGCCAGGCCCTGGCCAACCGCCAGCGCCTCGACGCGCTGAAACTCACGGGCGTCAACGTGCTGGCCTCGCCCGGGGCGGGCAAGACCAGCGTCATCGTCGCGGCGCTGCAGGGGCTCGACGGCCTGACCCGCGGCGTGATCGAGGGCGACGTGGCCTCGTCGATCGACACCGACCGCATCCGCGGCCTGGGGTTCCCCGCCGTGCAGATCAACACCGCCGGCGGCTGTCATCTCACCGCCGACATGGTCCGCCAGGCGCTGGACGAACTGGGTCTGCAGGGACCGGGCATCCTCTTCATCGAGAACATCGGCAACCTCATCTGCCCGGCGTCGTTCGACCTGGGCGAGCACGTGCGGCTGGTGATCGCCAGCGTCGCAGAGGGCGACGACAAACCCACCAAGTATCCGCTGGTCTTCACCCTGGCCGACGCGGTCGTGCTCAACAAGACCGACCTGGCCGCCCTGACGGAGTTCGACCTGGACCTCTTCCGCACGCGCCTGCGGGCCGTCAACCCCCACGCCCCCCTGTTCGAAGTCTCCTGCCGCACCGGCGAAAACCTCCCCCTGCTGCGCCAGTGGTTGCTGGACACGCGATGCAAGCAGACCCATTAG
- a CDS encoding PQQ-binding-like beta-propeller repeat protein, translated as MSARFPAGLLGVLLCCTSAFAADWPTYLKDNKRSGATDEQIALPLVQTWVFKTRFAPRPGFGPGYPRSTNWEGGVEKRVIDFDRADAAVAVGGKVYFGSVGDGKVYCLDAASGRVVWTFHTDGPVRLAPAIVEGKAYFGSDDGHVYCVDAATGKQVWKFRAAPDDHKIIGNGRLISLWPVRTGVLVDKGAAYFSAGIFASEGVYSYAVEAASGKLIWKNDREGENRLKHVSPIGYQLATDDFLVVPMGRMAPAVYDRKSGQMLYKLFIYYGGGTFCTMYQDLLFSGWAGTQCWPIKREHPGAAEYGTSKSLGAFPGGRLVYADGMVYSCNNPKGNELSTSVTAIPFDPSGPNEAQKRRGNAPAPGDKKGWTVPFPLPESIILSGKTLFVGGKGKLAALDAADGKTLWAQDLPGSVLHLALSDGRLYVSCDTGEIYCFAAAGAKAVGNVAESVEDVKASPAMSAAADAILKLAPARKGFALVYGVETGELALELARRSELNIVAVSPDAAKVEAARTLQDKAGFYGGRAVVMQASLEKLPFTKYFANLVVSETAIVSGKPCGSAAEMVRVCTPLRGAVVLSGGGDALKSWAVDTPLAASEARDGWAIFKRPALPGAANWTAQYGTEANTGTSEDDLVRAPFRLQWFGEPGYEHMVDRHHSGSSPLAADGRLFVQTRQGVRAYDAYNGTELWFYELENAAHPNVDLTPGNAFIGPQGYYIVFDEFVRLLDPETGKMLKEYKLPAAEDGKRRTWGYFAVVDGVIVGSRSIGYMPVSKWSGDVGPVANSDVLFGMDAATGKVIWTYPTTWFRSNTLAIANGVVYIGYAQGAGGADLERALAEKEKYLPTFSKETQAALAKAGPWTMMLGAVDIKTGKPKWQRIVDVAPLGGAEATLAYKDGMLLHFSGIGGDKSFDGLIRGRWATRVIIARNAETGDVVWMKNYDYRGRLALIGQNILAEPFMLDLKTGLQKTVVHDITGVQTPWFFVRPYKNCGPFNASKHCLFFRNDANGYYDIDRNEGTATFDSHRPSCWMSFNSANGLASFPAGGSACRCPGTLQGTVVLVHDDENRVYGDFATLAGETLPVKHLYLNLGAMGDRRDGEAQLWLAHPRQKFKGGFELPIKAEFYEGGAFTRRDSTWNKIADTAVPWVFNSWADGLKSLTMQVRGPKDGPAKYTVKLMFAETAGAAPGKRVFDIKLQGKTVREGLDIAKEAAAPDKAVVLTFANIAATDTIRLDLVSGQAKPDKDQRPTLCGVTLVAE; from the coding sequence ATGAGCGCGCGATTCCCTGCCGGCCTACTTGGCGTCTTGCTCTGCTGCACCTCCGCCTTTGCCGCCGATTGGCCAACATATCTCAAGGACAATAAGCGCTCCGGCGCTACCGACGAGCAGATCGCCTTGCCGTTGGTGCAGACGTGGGTGTTCAAAACTCGATTCGCCCCGCGGCCGGGGTTCGGGCCGGGGTATCCCAGGTCCACCAACTGGGAAGGCGGCGTCGAGAAGCGAGTCATTGACTTCGACCGCGCCGACGCGGCGGTGGCTGTCGGCGGCAAGGTGTACTTCGGCTCGGTGGGCGACGGCAAGGTCTACTGCCTCGATGCCGCCAGCGGGCGCGTGGTCTGGACGTTCCACACGGACGGCCCGGTGCGCCTGGCGCCGGCGATCGTCGAGGGCAAGGCATACTTTGGCAGCGACGATGGGCACGTGTACTGCGTTGACGCCGCCACGGGCAAGCAGGTCTGGAAGTTCCGCGCGGCCCCGGACGATCACAAGATCATCGGCAACGGGCGGCTGATCTCACTCTGGCCGGTGCGCACGGGCGTGCTGGTAGACAAGGGCGCAGCGTACTTCAGCGCGGGCATCTTCGCCTCGGAGGGCGTTTACTCATACGCCGTCGAGGCCGCCAGCGGCAAGCTCATCTGGAAGAACGACCGCGAGGGCGAGAATCGGCTCAAGCACGTCTCGCCGATCGGGTACCAACTGGCGACCGATGATTTCCTCGTCGTCCCGATGGGGCGGATGGCCCCGGCGGTGTACGACCGCAAGAGCGGGCAGATGCTCTACAAGCTCTTCATCTATTACGGCGGCGGGACGTTCTGCACGATGTATCAGGACCTGCTGTTTTCCGGCTGGGCGGGGACCCAGTGCTGGCCGATCAAGCGCGAGCACCCGGGCGCGGCCGAGTATGGCACGAGCAAGAGCCTGGGCGCCTTCCCCGGCGGACGGCTGGTCTACGCCGACGGCATGGTTTATTCGTGCAATAATCCCAAGGGCAACGAGCTCTCGACCAGCGTGACGGCGATCCCGTTCGACCCGAGCGGCCCCAATGAAGCGCAGAAGCGCCGCGGCAACGCTCCCGCCCCGGGCGACAAGAAGGGCTGGACCGTTCCGTTCCCGCTGCCCGAGTCGATCATCCTGTCGGGCAAGACGCTCTTCGTCGGCGGCAAGGGAAAGCTCGCGGCGCTCGACGCCGCAGACGGCAAAACGCTCTGGGCGCAGGACCTGCCCGGCTCGGTGCTGCATTTGGCCCTCAGCGACGGGCGGCTGTACGTCTCCTGCGACACCGGCGAGATTTACTGCTTCGCAGCCGCCGGCGCCAAAGCTGTCGGCAACGTCGCCGAATCTGTCGAAGACGTGAAAGCCTCGCCGGCGATGTCGGCCGCCGCCGATGCGATCCTGAAACTCGCCCCCGCGCGCAAGGGGTTTGCCCTGGTCTACGGCGTCGAGACGGGCGAACTGGCGCTGGAACTGGCGCGGCGCAGCGAGCTGAACATCGTGGCCGTCTCGCCCGACGCGGCGAAAGTCGAAGCGGCCCGCACGCTGCAGGACAAGGCCGGTTTCTACGGCGGTCGTGCCGTCGTGATGCAGGCGTCGCTGGAGAAGCTGCCCTTCACGAAGTACTTCGCCAACCTGGTGGTGTCCGAGACGGCGATCGTCAGCGGCAAACCGTGCGGCAGCGCCGCTGAAATGGTGAGAGTCTGCACGCCGCTGCGCGGGGCGGTCGTTCTCAGCGGCGGCGGCGACGCTCTCAAGAGCTGGGCGGTCGATACTCCGCTGGCGGCGTCTGAAGCCAGGGACGGCTGGGCGATCTTCAAGCGTCCGGCTCTGCCCGGGGCGGCCAACTGGACCGCCCAGTACGGCACCGAGGCCAATACCGGCACCAGCGAGGACGACCTGGTGCGAGCGCCCTTCCGCTTGCAGTGGTTCGGCGAACCCGGCTACGAACACATGGTCGACCGCCACCACAGCGGCTCGTCGCCGCTGGCCGCCGATGGGCGGTTGTTCGTCCAGACCCGCCAGGGCGTTCGCGCCTACGACGCGTACAACGGCACCGAGTTGTGGTTCTACGAGCTTGAGAACGCGGCCCACCCGAACGTGGACCTCACGCCGGGCAATGCCTTTATCGGTCCGCAAGGCTACTACATCGTCTTCGACGAGTTCGTGCGCCTGCTCGATCCCGAGACGGGCAAGATGCTCAAGGAATACAAGCTGCCGGCCGCCGAGGACGGCAAGCGCCGCACGTGGGGCTATTTTGCGGTCGTCGACGGCGTGATTGTGGGCTCGCGATCGATCGGCTACATGCCCGTGTCGAAGTGGAGCGGCGACGTCGGCCCCGTCGCCAACAGCGACGTGCTCTTCGGCATGGATGCGGCCACGGGCAAAGTGATCTGGACGTACCCGACGACGTGGTTCCGTTCCAACACCCTCGCCATCGCCAACGGCGTGGTGTACATCGGCTACGCCCAGGGGGCAGGCGGGGCGGACCTCGAGCGGGCGCTGGCTGAGAAGGAAAAATACCTGCCCACATTTTCCAAGGAAACGCAGGCCGCCCTTGCCAAGGCCGGGCCCTGGACCATGATGCTCGGCGCGGTGGACATCAAGACCGGAAAGCCCAAGTGGCAGCGCATCGTCGACGTGGCGCCCCTGGGCGGCGCCGAGGCCACCCTGGCGTACAAGGACGGAATGCTCCTGCACTTCTCGGGCATCGGCGGCGACAAGTCGTTCGACGGGCTCATCCGAGGCCGCTGGGCCACCCGCGTCATCATCGCCCGCAACGCCGAAACCGGCGACGTGGTCTGGATGAAGAACTATGACTATCGCGGCCGCCTGGCCCTGATCGGTCAGAACATCCTGGCCGAACCGTTCATGCTGGACCTCAAGACCGGGCTGCAGAAGACCGTCGTCCATGACATCACGGGCGTCCAGACCCCGTGGTTCTTCGTGCGGCCGTACAAGAACTGCGGGCCTTTCAACGCCTCGAAGCACTGCCTGTTCTTCCGCAACGACGCCAACGGGTATTACGACATCGACCGCAACGAAGGCACTGCGACCTTCGACAGCCATCGCCCGAGCTGCTGGATGAGCTTCAACTCGGCAAACGGTCTGGCGTCGTTCCCGGCAGGCGGAAGCGCCTGCCGCTGCCCGGGCACGCTGCAAGGCACGGTGGTGCTGGTACACGACGACGAGAACCGCGTCTATGGCGATTTCGCGACGCTCGCCGGCGAGACCCTGCCGGTCAAGCACCTCTACCTGAACCTCGGCGCCATGGGCGACCGCCGCGATGGCGAGGCGCAGCTCTGGCTGGCGCATCCGCGGCAGAAGTTCAAGGGCGGCTTCGAGCTGCCCATCAAGGCCGAGTTCTACGAAGGCGGCGCCTTCACGCGGCGCGACTCGACGTGGAACAAGATCGCCGACACCGCCGTGCCGTGGGTCTTCAACTCCTGGGCCGACGGGCTCAAGTCGCTGACGATGCAGGTGCGCGGGCCCAAGGACGGCCCGGCCAAGTATACGGTCAAGCTGATGTTCGCCGAGACCGCCGGCGCTGCGCCGGGCAAGCGCGTCTTCGACATCAAGCTGCAAGGCAAGACCGTGCGAGAAGGCTTGGATATCGCCAAGGAAGCCGCCGCGCCGGACAAGGCGGTGGTCCTGACCTTCGCCAACATCGCCGCGACCGACACGATCAGACTCGATCTCGTTTCGGGCCAGGCTAAACCGGACAAAGATCAGCGCCCCACGCTCTGCGGGGTGACGCTGGTGGCCGAATAG
- a CDS encoding DUF6785 family protein gives MTFRSVAVGVVLSAVLCLLTVLLRQDFMGPGFLPAGIFSILILATLAYNPLARRVRGWELSPKELAVIAMLMLAGGSAPGLLGGAPDMAMLPHVVARTRADWKKARVLEQLPAAMLSETSLQGSSDPLQDYVDGKGTPEQHIGLGDVPWYAWQRPLAFYLPLIAAITLACLGLALVVHQQWSVHERLSYPIATFVSFLMPARGKGRSVVGSLSFWIAAGVVILILMFNYASSYLGWGKIPLLLEFAPVFELSDTYMAGNAAPALTSPSILFLVVGLAYLLSSDLSLSMGIGPLLFTFLIGWLQIMGVQIQGGVMEPDRTQFLYAGAWGGTVLVLLYLGRRFYWDTLCSALFIPARHAVPAFAVWGLRLLIISSVAAVALLSGIGINWLVGSLFLIALLSIALVFTRLVSETGVYLIQAYVFPGITLLGFLGLAAMGQENYLVLSILGAGALGSQFIVLVSQGLRLTEIKGIAPGRSGLAAGASVLLCLALVVPLFFLDRYDRGVGEGAKTGEFASVKWPIDGAIKVQQDIKFTANQTWHSPAGVMETLGRIKVHRDLVAAFAITAGLVILFSAARIRFAWWPLHPAMFLVFVTFYAQWLAGSFLLGWAIKTGVTRFGGAKSYENFKPTMMGLIAGEVIATMLMMIITTATGYTAQ, from the coding sequence ATGACGTTTCGATCCGTTGCCGTTGGGGTAGTGCTCTCTGCAGTGTTGTGCCTGTTGACGGTTCTGCTGCGTCAGGATTTCATGGGGCCCGGGTTCCTGCCGGCGGGCATCTTCAGCATCCTTATTCTGGCGACGCTGGCGTACAACCCGCTGGCGCGGCGGGTGCGGGGGTGGGAGCTGTCGCCCAAGGAGCTGGCGGTCATTGCGATGCTGATGCTCGCCGGCGGAAGCGCCCCGGGCCTGCTGGGCGGCGCGCCGGACATGGCGATGCTGCCTCATGTCGTCGCCCGCACCCGCGCGGACTGGAAGAAGGCCCGCGTGCTGGAGCAACTGCCCGCGGCGATGCTGTCGGAAACCTCGCTCCAGGGCTCGTCCGACCCGCTGCAGGACTACGTCGACGGCAAGGGCACTCCTGAGCAGCATATCGGCCTGGGCGACGTGCCCTGGTACGCCTGGCAGCGCCCGCTGGCGTTCTACCTGCCGCTGATCGCGGCGATCACGCTGGCCTGCCTGGGCCTGGCGCTGGTGGTGCATCAGCAATGGTCCGTCCACGAACGCCTCTCGTATCCCATCGCGACGTTCGTCAGCTTCCTGATGCCCGCCCGGGGCAAAGGACGCAGCGTCGTGGGCAGCCTGTCGTTCTGGATCGCCGCCGGGGTGGTGATCCTGATCCTCATGTTCAACTACGCCAGCTCGTACCTGGGCTGGGGCAAGATCCCGCTGCTCCTGGAGTTCGCCCCGGTGTTCGAGCTTTCGGACACATACATGGCCGGCAACGCGGCGCCGGCGCTGACGTCGCCGTCGATCCTCTTCCTGGTCGTGGGGCTGGCGTACCTGCTGTCGTCGGACTTGTCGCTGTCGATGGGGATCGGTCCGCTGCTGTTCACGTTTCTGATCGGCTGGCTCCAGATCATGGGCGTGCAGATCCAGGGCGGCGTGATGGAGCCCGACCGCACGCAGTTCCTCTACGCCGGGGCCTGGGGCGGAACCGTCCTCGTCCTGCTGTATCTGGGGAGGCGGTTCTACTGGGACACGCTCTGTTCGGCGTTATTCATCCCCGCCCGACACGCGGTGCCCGCCTTTGCCGTCTGGGGGCTGCGGTTGCTGATTATCTCCTCCGTGGCGGCCGTGGCGCTGCTGTCCGGGATCGGGATCAACTGGCTGGTCGGTTCGCTGTTTCTGATCGCGTTGCTGTCGATCGCCCTGGTGTTTACGCGGTTGGTTTCCGAGACGGGCGTCTATCTCATCCAGGCGTACGTGTTCCCGGGCATCACGCTGCTGGGGTTCCTGGGCCTGGCGGCGATGGGGCAGGAGAATTACCTCGTCCTGAGCATCCTGGGCGCCGGCGCGCTGGGCAGCCAGTTCATCGTGCTGGTCAGCCAGGGGCTGCGCCTGACGGAGATAAAGGGCATCGCGCCGGGTCGCAGCGGCCTGGCCGCCGGGGCGTCGGTGCTGCTGTGCCTGGCGCTGGTGGTGCCGCTGTTCTTCCTCGACCGCTACGACAGGGGCGTCGGCGAAGGGGCCAAGACCGGCGAGTTCGCCTCGGTCAAGTGGCCCATCGACGGAGCCATCAAGGTCCAGCAGGATATCAAGTTCACCGCCAACCAGACCTGGCACAGCCCCGCCGGCGTCATGGAGACCCTGGGGCGCATCAAAGTTCATCGCGACCTCGTTGCCGCCTTCGCCATCACCGCGGGGCTGGTGATTCTGTTTTCGGCCGCCCGCATCCGCTTCGCCTGGTGGCCGCTGCATCCGGCGATGTTCCTGGTGTTCGTGACGTTCTACGCGCAGTGGCTGGCCGGCTCGTTCCTGCTGGGTTGGGCGATCAAGACCGGCGTGACGCGTTTCGGCGGGGCCAAGAGCTACGAGAACTTCAAACCGACGATGATGGGCCTGATCGCCGGGGAAGTCATCGCCACGATGCTGATGATGATTATCACTACCGCGACAGGCTACACCGCGCAATAG
- a CDS encoding GAF domain-containing SpoIIE family protein phosphatase: MTDTPPKKPVISEYLSLETVRAVQRSYGEACGGQVCICSPEGDLLESPGQRPPQTSQHVRFEGSVMVDSEQAARVVLLYPKPASRLSAAARNWLTRFTEIIAQTVTQLALAQKRLRSRVEELSAIYRLTAEFTSKRDLKSVLALVTKTVVDLMGIKACAVRLLSDDRTELQIAAAEGLGPEYLAKGPVPLAQSKLDQEVVTTRQPLYVPDVQTDPRILYPAEMAREGIVSLLCVPLIYQGRPEGVIRVYTHKQDVFDWYEISLLTSIAASAAGAIVNARLYQEALRLAEVDRQIKLAAVVQRRMMPETPPTLEGYDIHAAYVPCFELGGDFYDFFPLPQNNLALAVADVVGKGIRASLLMATMRAYLHAHASNIYDMSEVLANVNRDVCEDTLISDFASLFYGVIDTQSGQFTYANAGHPPALLVRDGTCCHLKSGGTVLGVDLQANWGHEMFVLESGDTIVAYTDGLTEALNFADEAFGLRRVEEAVSEAVAAGYNAQGITRHIFWRLHRFSGLQTAIDDVTVMVVRKE, translated from the coding sequence ATGACCGACACCCCCCCAAAAAAACCTGTGATCAGCGAATATCTGTCCCTGGAGACAGTGCGGGCGGTCCAGCGCTCTTATGGCGAGGCCTGCGGCGGGCAGGTCTGCATCTGCTCGCCCGAGGGCGATCTGCTCGAGTCTCCCGGTCAGCGCCCGCCCCAGACCTCGCAGCACGTGCGGTTTGAAGGCTCGGTCATGGTCGATTCCGAACAGGCCGCGCGCGTCGTGCTGCTGTACCCCAAGCCCGCCTCGCGACTCAGCGCCGCGGCGCGGAACTGGCTGACCCGCTTTACCGAGATCATCGCCCAGACCGTCACGCAGCTTGCCCTGGCGCAGAAACGTCTGCGCAGCCGCGTGGAAGAGCTCTCGGCGATCTACCGCCTCACCGCCGAGTTCACCTCCAAACGCGACCTCAAGAGCGTGCTGGCGCTGGTGACCAAGACGGTGGTGGACCTGATGGGGATCAAGGCCTGCGCCGTGCGGCTGCTCAGCGACGACCGCACCGAATTGCAGATCGCCGCCGCCGAGGGGCTCGGGCCGGAGTACCTGGCCAAAGGCCCCGTGCCGCTGGCCCAGAGCAAGCTCGACCAGGAAGTCGTCACCACGCGCCAACCGTTGTACGTGCCCGACGTGCAGACCGACCCGCGCATCCTGTACCCCGCCGAAATGGCCCGCGAGGGCATCGTCAGCCTCCTGTGCGTGCCCCTGATCTACCAGGGACGCCCCGAGGGCGTCATCCGCGTCTACACGCACAAGCAGGACGTCTTCGACTGGTACGAGATCTCCCTGCTGACCAGCATCGCCGCCAGCGCCGCCGGCGCCATCGTCAACGCCCGGCTGTACCAGGAAGCCCTGCGACTGGCCGAGGTCGACCGCCAGATCAAGCTGGCCGCCGTCGTGCAGCGCCGCATGATGCCCGAGACCCCCCCGACCCTGGAAGGCTACGATATCCACGCCGCCTACGTCCCCTGCTTCGAGCTCGGCGGCGACTTCTACGACTTCTTCCCCCTGCCCCAGAACAACCTGGCGCTGGCGGTGGCCGACGTCGTCGGCAAGGGCATCCGCGCCTCGCTGCTGATGGCCACCATGCGCGCCTACCTCCACGCCCACGCCTCGAACATCTACGACATGTCCGAGGTGCTGGCCAACGTCAACCGCGACGTCTGCGAAGACACCCTCATCAGCGACTTCGCCAGCCTGTTCTACGGCGTCATCGACACCCAGAGCGGGCAGTTCACGTACGCCAACGCCGGGCATCCGCCAGCCCTGCTGGTCCGCGACGGAACCTGCTGCCATCTCAAGAGCGGCGGAACCGTCCTCGGGGTCGACCTCCAGGCCAACTGGGGGCACGAGATGTTCGTCCTGGAAAGCGGCGACACCATCGTCGCTTACACCGACGGGCTCACCGAGGCCCTCAACTTCGCCGACGAAGCCTTCGGCCTGCGCCGCGTGGAAGAGGCCGTCAGCGAAGCCGTCGCCGCCGGGTACAACGCCCAAGGCATCACCCGCCACATCTTCTGGCGCCTCCACCGCTTCAGCGGCCTCCAGACCGCCATCGACGACGTGACGGTCATGGTCGTGCGGAAAGAATAG